GAAACATCAGCTCACAAATTGGAAAAGGCGTGTTTATTATTACACCCCAGTGTCCGATAAGTGAACTGGCACGAAAAAAAGACGACTCACTTAAGCCGTCTTTATTTAGTAACTCATTTATTTACATTATAATTTTCATTTGCACCTACAATTTTTTCAATCAATGCTTGTGCAGCTTGAAGATGAATTACCAAATCACCAAAATCATCTTGTTGTTCCAAATTCATCTCATCAAAGTTAGTCCCATATTGTTTAATTCTTGTAACATCTTGTGCTAACTGCGACTTTGCAACTTGCGTGAGTTTTGAAAGGGTTCTGATTTCAATTTTGTTACCCTCAATCACTTTACGAGCAAGGTTAATTTGACTAGTCGCCGTATTGGCTCGGCGTGCAATTTTTTGGTTCCTTTTACTAGTAAAAATACCAGTTCCAATTGCAAAAACTATTCCAAGGGGACCAAGAATCATACCAGTTCCAATGGTTGAAGTCGCAACCGTGCCACCCATCGCTACGGTTGCCGCACCACTCCCAATAGCAAGACTAGATAATGCCAATGTATTTGTAGCGACAATTGGAGCTGCAATTATCGTTGCTCCTGCAGACGAGCCGGCCATGATAAGTCCAGAAGCTCCGATACTCGCAAGTGTTCCGCTTCCTAACCAACCAGCAATTGATACTAAGTTAGCCGCAGATGCGCCAGCAATTGTAGTTGAAACAGCATTGACTGCGAACTTTTTTATCAATTGATTGCCAATAGTCAGCCCAAAATTACCGCCAGCCCCTGCAACACCAGTTACCATAAGTGACGTGGTAAGCGGTAGAGTTACTTTTTCACCGTTAGCGTTGATGTATTCAATACCTGGAATTCCAAGAGTAGTTGCCAACGCACTTAATGTTTTTGCGTTCAAAGTCTTGTTCCCTAAAGAAACGTCCAAGGTTGTTCCCTTATCAATTTCTCGATTATCAGTAACTTTGTTAATTTCTTTTGCTAATTCATCAAGGGTATTTCTATATCGATCATCTACACACTTAACATTTTCAACAATTTTTGCTGGTTCAAGTGGAACATCAATCACCTGATTTACGTACTTAATTGCAGAATCAATCGCAAGTTTCATGTATTTTCGGTGTTCAAACAGTTGCTCACTGAGCAAAACTAATGAATTTTGATTATCCTCAAAACGCATCTGTGCATCTTTCATTCGTCTAATTGCGTTGTTTCTTAAATCTTTATTCAAAAAATTGACCATCAGTGGCACCTCCTCCGGGATGTACAAACTTACTTAGCTCATCATGAGTGTGTAGTATTTTATCTTCCGGTACGTTTAATGCACGGGCAAATTCAATTGCAGCTTGCTTTCGTTGTTTTGCCGTACCAACTTCCATTTGTCGTTGTAATTTAAGAAGTTGTTGACACTCTTCAATTACATTTTGAATTATTTTTTTCATCTCTCGATCAATTAACTTGGCATTACGCTGATATTCATTTTCAATATCATTAGCAAACCCATTATCTAATTCATATGTTTTTGTATGCATCAGCTCAATATAAATCACATTAGTTCTAATCACTTTACAAATTTTTTTTAAGTCATTTAGACTGAATTTTGACCAATCCACCTTTTTGAATTGTTTAGGTGATAGTTGAGTGGCAACTATCACCGTATTCGCTATTCCAAGTGATATAGATGTACCAGCGTGCACATATGATGAATTCATCAATAAACCTGTTGTTCCAACAATTGGTCTTAATGAATACCATTTTAACCAATCCACCTTATCTTTGATTAATCCTTCATGATTTGAAAGATAGCT
This is a stretch of genomic DNA from Periweissella cryptocerci. It encodes these proteins:
- a CDS encoding lipase family protein; this translates as MNGKQIKSVGFHASWLAKSIEDNQVLSPDYKKHINYLEAGFNSDVSAFSSQGIHHGLIGETKDLIVISFKGTKSWDDWKNNVKIKLVRFAEGEGRVHTGFYQAVRALDSRLWEVFQQIDNSEKRILITGHSKGGAMAQIFARMLVNHGVDRKRINVVTFGSPRVGDVDFASDITWMIDIVRYEANFDIVPGLPPAKSYLSNHEGLIKDKVDWLKWYSLRPIVGTTGLLMNSSYVHAGTSISLGIANTVIVATQLSPKQFKKVDWSKFSLNDLKKICKVIRTNVIYIELMHTKTYELDNGFANDIENEYQRNAKLIDREMKKIIQNVIEECQQLLKLQRQMEVGTAKQRKQAAIEFARALNVPEDKILHTHDELSKFVHPGGGATDGQFFE